In Ilumatobacter fluminis, the following proteins share a genomic window:
- a CDS encoding ABC transporter ATP-binding protein: MNTTVVRVTDAVVRFGDARAVDGVSIDVEAGEVLALVGESGSGKTTLVRAIQGLQPLSDGTIEIDGEQVGRSRRSGRRDVQMVFQDPTGALNPRQTIHEIVAEGLRIRRDRGDETAKVTDALERAGLRPAERFLERYPHEVSGGQRQRVVVAGAMVMEPRLLLADEPVASLDASIRGEILALMRSLVDETGLSIVAVTHDLGLAWNIADRIAVMYLGRIVEIGPTEQVLDDPKHPYTRALLSVVPEMQRMEQQILVGETPDPRRIPSGCRFHPRCPVVASGEAGRLGIEDRCRGVDVALGPSDGIDDGRDVGDEPGHRVACHAV; the protein is encoded by the coding sequence ATGAACACGACCGTGGTCCGCGTCACCGATGCCGTCGTCCGATTCGGCGACGCTCGCGCCGTCGACGGCGTCTCAATCGACGTCGAGGCCGGCGAGGTGCTGGCCCTGGTCGGCGAATCGGGATCGGGGAAGACGACGCTGGTCCGGGCGATCCAGGGGCTGCAGCCGCTCAGCGACGGCACGATCGAGATCGACGGTGAGCAGGTGGGGCGGTCGCGCCGTTCCGGCCGACGCGACGTCCAGATGGTGTTCCAGGATCCGACGGGTGCGCTCAACCCGCGCCAGACGATCCACGAGATCGTGGCCGAGGGGCTGCGCATCCGTCGCGATCGCGGCGACGAAACGGCGAAGGTCACCGACGCGCTCGAACGAGCCGGGCTGCGTCCGGCCGAACGGTTCCTCGAGCGCTACCCGCACGAGGTGTCGGGAGGACAGCGACAACGCGTGGTCGTCGCCGGCGCCATGGTGATGGAGCCGAGGCTGCTGCTCGCCGACGAACCCGTCGCATCGCTCGACGCGTCGATCCGCGGCGAGATCCTCGCGCTCATGCGCTCGCTGGTCGACGAGACCGGGCTGTCCATCGTCGCGGTGACCCACGACCTCGGGCTGGCCTGGAACATCGCCGACCGGATCGCCGTCATGTACCTCGGTCGGATCGTCGAGATCGGCCCGACGGAACAGGTGCTCGACGACCCGAAGCATCCCTACACGCGAGCGCTGCTGTCGGTCGTGCCGGAGATGCAGCGGATGGAGCAGCAGATCCTGGTCGGCGAGACGCCCGATCCGCGCCGGATCCCGAGCGGGTGCCGGTTCCATCCACGGTGTCCGGTCGTGGCGAGCGGCGAGGCGGGACGGCTCGGCATCGAGGACCGTTGCCGAGGCGTCGACGTCGCGCTCGGGCCGTCCGACGGCATCGACGACGGGCGAGACGTCGGGGACGAACCCGGTCATCGTGTCGCCTGCCACGCGGTCTGA
- a CDS encoding ABC transporter substrate-binding protein, translated as MLRRLIGAGLLAGTVTLGTLGAPAAAQDDTTMIVGLTQPWETLNPVVGFAIPEYEAWNIQYSGLTTRSTADYSPEPALAESWVENEPGVSYTYTLREGLLWSDGEPLTAEDVAWNINTARDQEWSNYVSTVANLSAEVIDDRTVTVTSSVPDPRLPAVGIYVLPKHIWEEHATPETIDSYDALDGVGSGPFTISDYQSEESLTMTANPNYYDGEPAVGTLIFRYFANPDAMVAALQRGEIDAAQGIPASAFASIDADPDIVAIAGLQGGFDEIAFNGGAADGQPHPALLDVEFRRALNRAIDKVGATEDLWFGLARPATTISVAADLAWVPEIAEDELFSYDPEAAAAALDELGYVDTDGNGIREMPGGGDDIVLRHAVNTDSDLGGAMGELWSNWMNAIGIGVELEAYDQDQLFGVIVDGTYDTFYWGWVPFVDPDPLLSYFTEAELGNWNDANWFDPEYDALYAEQNQEVDPERRREIVHEMVRIVHDAAIYPALWYTPDLQAYRTDRFEGFVRQPAEVGPVIFSQSSPSYALITPVGGTDAPDTSDDTGSDATTATGDTTPDGSATEATTDGDTGSDDGDDNGDDGDGDGGGNGALIAVIVGVLVVAGAGAFFFAKRRGSADERE; from the coding sequence ATGTTGAGGCGCCTGATCGGTGCCGGCCTGCTGGCCGGCACCGTGACCCTTGGGACCCTGGGCGCGCCGGCAGCGGCGCAAGACGACACGACGATGATCGTCGGGCTGACCCAGCCTTGGGAGACGTTGAACCCGGTCGTCGGCTTCGCCATCCCCGAGTACGAGGCCTGGAACATCCAGTACTCCGGGCTCACGACACGGTCGACCGCCGACTACTCACCCGAACCGGCGCTCGCCGAGTCGTGGGTCGAGAACGAGCCCGGTGTCTCGTACACGTACACCCTGCGCGAGGGCCTGCTGTGGTCGGATGGCGAACCACTGACGGCCGAGGACGTCGCATGGAACATCAACACGGCGCGCGATCAGGAGTGGTCGAACTATGTGTCGACGGTTGCGAACCTGTCGGCGGAGGTGATCGACGACCGCACCGTGACGGTGACGTCGTCCGTGCCGGATCCCCGCCTGCCCGCCGTCGGCATCTACGTGCTCCCGAAGCACATCTGGGAAGAGCACGCGACCCCCGAGACGATCGACAGCTACGACGCCCTCGACGGTGTCGGCAGCGGCCCGTTCACGATCTCCGACTACCAGTCGGAGGAGTCGCTCACGATGACGGCCAACCCGAACTACTACGACGGCGAACCGGCCGTCGGCACCCTCATCTTCCGCTACTTCGCGAACCCGGATGCGATGGTCGCTGCGTTGCAGCGCGGCGAGATCGACGCCGCCCAGGGCATCCCGGCGTCGGCCTTCGCGTCGATCGACGCCGATCCCGACATCGTCGCCATCGCCGGGCTGCAAGGCGGGTTCGACGAGATCGCATTCAACGGTGGCGCAGCCGACGGCCAGCCACACCCGGCTCTGCTCGACGTCGAGTTCCGGCGAGCGCTGAACCGGGCGATCGACAAGGTCGGCGCCACCGAAGACCTCTGGTTCGGCCTCGCCCGCCCGGCGACGACCATCTCGGTCGCGGCCGACCTGGCGTGGGTCCCGGAGATCGCCGAGGACGAGTTGTTCTCCTACGACCCCGAAGCGGCAGCCGCTGCGCTCGACGAGCTGGGTTACGTCGACACCGACGGCAACGGCATCCGGGAGATGCCCGGCGGCGGTGACGACATCGTCCTGCGCCACGCGGTGAACACCGACTCCGATCTCGGTGGTGCGATGGGCGAACTGTGGAGCAACTGGATGAACGCGATCGGCATCGGCGTCGAACTCGAGGCGTACGACCAGGACCAGCTGTTCGGCGTGATCGTCGACGGCACCTACGACACCTTCTACTGGGGATGGGTGCCGTTCGTCGACCCCGATCCGCTGCTGTCGTACTTCACCGAAGCCGAGCTCGGGAACTGGAACGACGCCAACTGGTTCGACCCCGAGTACGACGCGCTCTATGCGGAACAGAACCAGGAGGTCGACCCGGAGCGTCGTCGGGAGATCGTGCACGAAATGGTGCGCATCGTCCACGACGCGGCGATCTATCCGGCGCTCTGGTACACGCCCGACTTGCAGGCGTACCGCACCGACCGGTTCGAGGGATTCGTCCGTCAGCCGGCGGAGGTCGGTCCGGTGATCTTCTCGCAGTCGTCGCCGTCGTACGCACTCATCACCCCGGTCGGCGGCACCGACGCCCCGGACACCTCCGACGACACCGGATCCGACGCGACGACGGCCACGGGTGACACCACCCCGGACGGCAGCGCAACGGAAGCGACGACCGACGGCGACACCGGATCCGACGACGGTGACGACAACGGTGATGACGGTGATGGTGACGGTGGCGGCAACGGCGCACTGATCGCCGTGATCGTCGGCGTGCTCGTCGTCGCCGGTGCGGGTGCGTTCTTCTTCGCCAAGCGCAGAGGCTCGGCAGACGAACGTGAGTGA
- a CDS encoding sensor histidine kinase, with product MTVDTAVPSNGTDVVRLRNVILADAVLAFAAGCFTVAMSLTVVRIGWLLAIGLFVVLTSLVIASAILPLRRNRVFESVMIFAVANWVVAIAAAAVATFAWPLQMVSCLLPSLVAASFVAADRLWWFVVPSFFVSAAVVAAGVLQDFTGLTDEVPEWLQTGILLVAAPGFGAVMVFVALQHHFNLTHALEEERILRADLAVQTDELRRSRQRVVAATDRERRRIERDLHDGAQSRLVGINLQLARVRTELRTDVDAADDGLAAVRQEVHRAHAELRDLAHGLYPSVLTQHGLAAAIEAAADRSPTPVRLDIGAVGRLPADREAAVYFCLLEALHNADKYAQASTVEIRLRRTGDGDAAVVVFEVVDDGVGFDVVAARLDGGQGLTNLADRLGAVTGTLEIESSGGAGTTVRGTVPVG from the coding sequence ATGACCGTCGACACCGCCGTGCCCTCGAACGGCACCGACGTCGTCCGGCTCCGCAACGTCATCCTGGCCGATGCGGTGCTCGCGTTCGCGGCCGGCTGTTTCACCGTCGCCATGTCGTTGACGGTCGTCCGCATCGGCTGGCTGCTGGCAATCGGGCTGTTCGTCGTGCTGACGTCACTGGTGATCGCGTCCGCGATCCTTCCGCTGCGCCGGAATCGGGTGTTCGAATCGGTGATGATCTTCGCCGTCGCCAACTGGGTCGTGGCGATCGCCGCTGCGGCGGTGGCGACGTTCGCGTGGCCGCTCCAGATGGTGTCCTGCCTGTTGCCGAGCCTCGTTGCAGCCTCGTTCGTGGCCGCCGACCGCCTGTGGTGGTTCGTGGTCCCGTCGTTCTTCGTGTCGGCGGCCGTGGTGGCCGCCGGCGTGTTGCAGGACTTCACCGGGCTCACCGACGAGGTGCCGGAGTGGCTCCAGACCGGCATCCTGCTCGTTGCGGCACCGGGTTTCGGCGCCGTCATGGTGTTCGTCGCGTTGCAGCACCACTTCAACCTGACCCACGCGCTCGAGGAAGAGCGGATCCTCCGAGCCGACCTCGCCGTCCAGACCGACGAGCTGCGCCGGTCCCGGCAGCGCGTCGTTGCCGCGACCGACCGGGAGCGGCGCCGGATCGAACGCGATCTCCACGACGGTGCGCAGTCGCGCCTCGTCGGCATCAATCTGCAGCTCGCTCGCGTCCGTACCGAACTCCGCACCGATGTCGACGCCGCCGACGACGGTCTGGCGGCGGTCCGCCAGGAGGTTCACCGGGCTCACGCCGAGCTGCGCGACCTCGCACACGGGCTGTACCCGTCGGTGCTGACCCAGCACGGGCTGGCCGCAGCGATCGAGGCGGCGGCCGACCGCAGCCCGACACCGGTGCGACTCGACATCGGCGCCGTCGGTCGGCTCCCCGCCGACCGCGAGGCGGCGGTGTACTTCTGCCTGCTCGAAGCGCTCCACAACGCCGACAAGTACGCCCAGGCGTCGACCGTCGAGATCCGGCTCCGGCGTACCGGTGACGGTGACGCCGCCGTCGTCGTCTTCGAGGTCGTCGACGACGGCGTCGGATTCGACGTCGTCGCCGCCCGGCTCGACGGCGGACAGGGGCTCACCAACCTCGCCGACCGGCTCGGCGCGGTGACGGGCACACTCGAGATCGAATCGTCCGGCGGTGCCGGGACGACGGTCCGTGGCACGGTGCCGGTCGGCTGA
- a CDS encoding ABC transporter permease yields the protein MGTFTRRFWASRPGRIGLLILLVFVAIALAAPLIADRSGLDTAVARADGVPQWASPGEHPPLGTDYLRRDVWTQFVWGSRISLFVGLAATVVTITLGAFVGVVAGFVGGRTDSVLMRITEWFLVIPFLPLAIVLASVLGRSVWNIIFVIGVTSWPSTARLVRAQVLTVKQRLFVDRARSLGASNAHIVFRHIMPNVSGLILATATLAVPISILTETTLSFLGLGDPRNPSWGKTLVEAFENGALTLRAWWYFTPAGVGILLVVLAFTLIGQTLEQIADPRLAGRR from the coding sequence ATGGGCACGTTCACGCGCCGGTTCTGGGCGTCACGACCCGGCCGGATCGGTCTCCTCATCCTGCTCGTGTTCGTCGCGATCGCACTCGCCGCGCCCCTGATCGCCGACCGATCCGGACTCGACACTGCAGTGGCCCGCGCCGACGGGGTCCCCCAGTGGGCGTCGCCGGGCGAACACCCACCGCTCGGCACCGACTACCTCCGCCGAGACGTGTGGACCCAGTTCGTGTGGGGAAGCCGGATCTCGCTCTTCGTCGGGTTGGCCGCCACGGTCGTGACGATCACGCTCGGTGCCTTCGTCGGTGTCGTCGCCGGCTTCGTCGGCGGACGCACCGACAGCGTGCTGATGCGGATCACCGAGTGGTTCCTCGTCATCCCGTTCCTCCCGCTCGCGATCGTGCTCGCGTCGGTGCTCGGGCGTTCGGTCTGGAACATCATCTTCGTGATCGGGGTGACGTCGTGGCCGTCGACCGCTCGACTCGTCCGAGCGCAGGTGCTGACGGTCAAGCAGCGCCTGTTCGTCGACCGGGCCCGGTCACTCGGCGCCTCGAACGCTCACATCGTGTTCCGCCACATCATGCCGAACGTGAGCGGTCTCATCCTGGCCACGGCGACGCTCGCCGTGCCGATCTCGATCCTCACCGAGACGACGCTGTCGTTCCTCGGTCTGGGCGACCCGCGCAACCCGTCATGGGGCAAGACCCTCGTGGAGGCGTTCGAGAACGGGGCCCTGACGCTCCGCGCCTGGTGGTACTTCACGCCCGCCGGCGTCGGGATCCTGCTGGTCGTCCTGGCATTCACGCTGATCGGTCAGACCCTCGAGCAGATCGCCGACCCGAGACTGGCGGGACGCCGATGA
- a CDS encoding ABC transporter permease has translation MNAAYVTKKVIGAFSTLLFVLVINFFLFRVVADDPFGSLLRGSRVPTDKVEQLRSDFGLDEPTWKQFLLYLRQTAQLDFGLSFQTRQPVWDDIQGKIWPTVLLVGVSAILSMVIGVVAGFIAAWRRGSATDYSITSSTMVFYSMPDFWLGMLLLYAFAVVLPWFPVGGMSDLRSDATGIAAWADTAKHLFLPALTLTLAYLGEYAIVARSALLDVMGEDYLTVARAKGLRDVMVRRRHAVPNALLPIVTLAAINLGFVLSGAIAVETVFSWPGLGRATTDAIRGPDLPVLQALFLLFSAAVIFFNLVADLLYVWLDPRVRPS, from the coding sequence ATGAACGCCGCCTACGTCACGAAGAAGGTGATCGGGGCGTTCAGCACCCTGCTGTTCGTCCTAGTCATCAACTTCTTCCTGTTCCGCGTCGTCGCCGACGACCCGTTCGGCAGCCTGCTGCGCGGCAGCCGGGTGCCGACCGACAAGGTCGAGCAGCTCCGCAGCGACTTCGGACTCGACGAACCGACCTGGAAACAGTTCCTGCTGTACCTGCGGCAGACGGCACAGCTCGACTTCGGGCTCTCGTTCCAGACCCGTCAGCCGGTGTGGGACGACATCCAGGGCAAGATCTGGCCCACCGTGCTGCTCGTGGGGGTCTCGGCGATCCTGTCGATGGTGATCGGTGTCGTGGCCGGCTTCATCGCCGCCTGGCGTCGCGGTTCGGCGACCGACTACTCGATCACGTCGTCGACGATGGTCTTCTATTCCATGCCCGACTTCTGGCTCGGCATGCTGTTGCTGTACGCCTTCGCCGTCGTCCTGCCGTGGTTCCCGGTCGGCGGGATGTCCGACCTCCGATCCGATGCCACGGGCATCGCGGCGTGGGCCGACACCGCGAAACACCTGTTCCTGCCGGCGCTCACCCTGACACTCGCCTACCTCGGCGAGTACGCGATCGTGGCCCGCTCGGCGCTGCTCGACGTGATGGGCGAGGACTACCTGACCGTCGCCAGGGCGAAGGGCCTCCGCGATGTGATGGTCCGACGGCGTCATGCGGTCCCCAACGCCCTCCTACCGATCGTCACGCTCGCCGCGATCAACCTGGGCTTCGTGCTGTCCGGCGCCATCGCCGTCGAGACGGTCTTCTCGTGGCCCGGTCTCGGACGCGCCACCACCGACGCGATCCGCGGACCGGACCTCCCCGTGCTCCAGGCGCTGTTCCTGCTCTTCAGCGCGGCAGTCATCTTCTTCAACCTCGTCGCCGACCTGCTCTACGTCTGGCTCGACCCACGGGTGCGGCCGTCGTGA
- a CDS encoding ABC transporter ATP-binding protein: MTDGPLLLVDDLRVTYHARSGDLPAVRGVSFELERGASLGLAGESGCGKSTMANAILRLLPAGTTVDGSVLLHGQDVLAMKPGALRAVRWTEGAIVFQGALHALNPVQRIGAQISEPMLLHRTQPSKRAAATRVAELLEQVGLPGDRASAYPHQLSGGQRQRVLIAMALACDPSLLIADEPTTALDVMVQAQVLALLARLRVERGLSMIFITHDLSVLTDVCDDLAVMYAGRIVEEGRSGELFHSPRHPYTSGLAAAFPTIGDPASRMNPSGLGGDPPDPAHLPTGCPFHPRCALAEDRCRAHAPELSPAGDARRAACLLVEDPT, from the coding sequence ATGACCGACGGCCCGCTATTGCTCGTCGACGATCTCCGCGTCACGTACCACGCACGGTCGGGCGACCTGCCCGCCGTTCGCGGCGTGTCGTTCGAACTCGAGCGGGGCGCCTCGCTGGGCCTGGCCGGCGAGTCGGGGTGCGGCAAGTCGACAATGGCGAACGCCATCTTGCGGCTCCTCCCCGCCGGCACCACCGTCGACGGCTCGGTGCTCCTGCACGGACAGGACGTGCTCGCGATGAAGCCGGGAGCACTCCGTGCCGTGCGGTGGACCGAAGGGGCGATCGTGTTCCAAGGTGCATTGCACGCCCTCAACCCCGTGCAACGCATCGGCGCCCAGATCTCCGAACCGATGCTGCTGCACCGCACCCAGCCGTCGAAACGGGCGGCCGCCACCCGCGTCGCCGAGTTGCTCGAACAGGTCGGCCTGCCGGGCGACCGGGCTTCGGCGTACCCGCACCAGCTCTCCGGCGGTCAACGCCAACGCGTCCTGATCGCGATGGCGTTGGCGTGCGACCCGAGCCTGCTGATCGCCGACGAGCCGACCACGGCGCTCGATGTGATGGTGCAGGCCCAAGTGTTGGCGCTGCTCGCCCGTCTTCGAGTCGAACGCGGCCTGTCGATGATCTTCATCACCCACGACCTGTCGGTGCTCACCGACGTGTGCGACGACCTCGCCGTCATGTACGCCGGCCGGATCGTCGAGGAGGGACGCAGCGGCGAGCTGTTCCACAGCCCGCGGCACCCCTACACGTCCGGGCTGGCCGCCGCATTCCCGACGATCGGCGATCCGGCGTCGCGCATGAACCCGAGCGGGCTCGGAGGCGACCCGCCCGACCCGGCGCATCTGCCCACCGGCTGCCCGTTCCATCCTCGTTGCGCGCTCGCCGAGGATCGGTGCCGCGCCCACGCACCCGAACTGTCCCCCGCCGGCGATGCTCGCCGCGCGGCCTGTCTGCTCGTCGAGGACCCGACATGA
- a CDS encoding response regulator transcription factor, with translation MSTVRLVVAEDNLLVREGLVSLLSTVSDLDVVATCASLPELIETVDRHDPDVLLTDIRMPPDHNDEGIRAAEQLRTTHPDVGVVVLSQFVEPSYALALLDAGTKGRGYVVKDRIDELDRLADAIRTVHAGGSFIDDMVVDALVRSRTRMVDSPLEVLTDRERDVLGEMATGATNNVIAERLGVSAHAIEKHSNMIFTKLGLAEDPEVNRRVKAVLVFLAGSGTTADAAS, from the coding sequence GTGTCCACCGTCCGTCTCGTCGTCGCCGAGGACAACCTGCTCGTTCGTGAGGGACTGGTGAGCCTGCTGTCCACGGTCTCCGATCTCGACGTCGTGGCGACGTGCGCGTCGCTGCCCGAGCTGATCGAGACGGTCGATCGTCACGACCCCGACGTCTTGCTGACCGACATCCGGATGCCCCCCGATCACAACGACGAGGGCATTCGCGCTGCCGAACAGTTGCGCACGACCCACCCCGACGTCGGCGTGGTCGTCCTCTCCCAGTTCGTCGAGCCGTCCTACGCGCTCGCCCTGCTCGATGCGGGTACCAAGGGGCGCGGCTACGTGGTCAAGGATCGGATCGACGAGCTCGATCGTCTGGCCGACGCGATTCGCACGGTGCACGCCGGCGGCTCGTTCATCGACGACATGGTCGTCGACGCCCTGGTCCGGTCGCGGACCCGCATGGTCGACTCACCGCTCGAAGTGCTGACCGATCGCGAACGCGACGTGCTCGGCGAGATGGCGACGGGTGCCACGAACAATGTGATCGCCGAACGACTGGGTGTGAGCGCGCATGCGATCGAGAAGCACTCGAACATGATCTTCACCAAGCTCGGCCTGGCCGAGGACCCGGAGGTCAACCGGCGGGTGAAGGCGGTGCTGGTGTTCCTGGCCGGGAGCGGCACCACCGCCGACGCAGCCTCATGA
- a CDS encoding DMT family transporter, whose product MATDTTTSTTTTSTAGTSVDPRAAALMVMGMACFGSATPVSRIVGRSFPVWLGSTTRMLVAAAVLAPMVWWRRRRRDEPSLWQTVRTIDAADRWRLTAIGVVGTFAFTAFMLIGMREAPGAVGAIVMATTPAVTAVASVLFLGDHLTKWKTIAIALAVTGVVIVNIFGSTGSDSGDLVVVGSLLVFAAVCCEATYTLVGMQLSADLDPMSLTLLAAVVAIVAFSPLAIWDLIGFDWTEPSTSEWLGALWWGAGTMALGSVLWFMGNRDVSGTTASVFMGVMPVSALVLSYVLLGEPFQWIHVVGMATVLAGLVITSMAGDGHGH is encoded by the coding sequence ATGGCAACGGACACGACGACGAGCACGACCACGACGTCGACCGCCGGAACGAGTGTCGACCCGCGGGCTGCGGCCCTGATGGTGATGGGGATGGCGTGCTTCGGCTCGGCGACACCGGTGAGCCGGATCGTCGGGCGCTCGTTCCCCGTGTGGCTCGGCTCGACGACCCGGATGCTCGTCGCCGCAGCGGTACTCGCCCCCATGGTGTGGTGGCGACGTCGGCGTCGCGATGAACCGTCGTTGTGGCAGACGGTCAGGACGATCGACGCGGCCGACCGGTGGCGTCTCACAGCGATCGGCGTGGTCGGCACGTTCGCGTTCACGGCGTTCATGCTGATCGGGATGCGAGAGGCTCCCGGAGCCGTCGGCGCGATCGTCATGGCGACGACGCCCGCCGTCACGGCCGTCGCGTCGGTGCTGTTCCTCGGCGATCACCTCACGAAGTGGAAGACGATCGCGATCGCGCTCGCCGTCACTGGCGTCGTGATCGTCAACATCTTCGGGTCGACCGGCAGCGATTCGGGGGATCTGGTCGTCGTCGGGTCGCTGCTCGTCTTCGCCGCCGTCTGCTGCGAGGCCACCTACACCTTGGTCGGGATGCAACTGTCCGCCGATCTCGACCCGATGAGCCTCACCCTGCTCGCAGCGGTCGTTGCGATCGTGGCGTTCTCGCCGCTCGCGATCTGGGATCTGATCGGGTTCGACTGGACGGAGCCGTCGACGTCGGAGTGGCTCGGTGCCCTCTGGTGGGGCGCCGGCACCATGGCGCTCGGGTCGGTGCTCTGGTTCATGGGCAACCGTGATGTGAGCGGGACGACGGCGTCGGTGTTCATGGGCGTCATGCCGGTCAGCGCACTGGTGCTCTCGTACGTCCTGCTCGGCGAGCCGTTCCAGTGGATCCACGTGGTCGGCATGGCGACGGTGCTCGCCGGGCTCGTGATCACCTCGATGGCGGGCGACGGCCACGGACACTGA
- a CDS encoding EamA family transporter yields MRRSSRILSTAPPEALFVVSALSQYIGAAIAVTVFDEVEPQTVAWFRVIGAAIALLAISPGFHRGWTKRDLIGAGVFGTATALMNLFFYLGIARIDLGKSVAIEFLGPIAVAAAMTRSARNGFALVLAVIGVVTLGGVEIGDNTLGVVFILISSAMWAAYIVFGSKVAQVRSGVAGLGVGLAIGSIVIAPAGAPWSGPVWVSPTLLLLCCATGVFSNAIGYGIDQYVLRRIPIRRFSVLLATLPVTAVFVGWLLLGQTPSGLDLLGIGLVLIGVAVQERDEIVAVPEPS; encoded by the coding sequence GTGCGCCGATCCAGCCGAATCCTCTCGACGGCACCGCCCGAGGCGCTGTTCGTCGTGTCGGCGTTGTCGCAGTACATCGGTGCGGCGATCGCCGTCACCGTGTTCGACGAGGTCGAGCCGCAGACGGTCGCCTGGTTCCGTGTCATCGGCGCGGCGATCGCGCTGCTCGCCATCTCGCCCGGCTTCCATCGAGGTTGGACCAAGCGCGATCTGATCGGCGCCGGCGTGTTCGGCACCGCCACGGCGCTCATGAACCTGTTCTTCTACCTGGGCATCGCACGGATCGACCTGGGCAAGAGCGTCGCGATCGAGTTCCTGGGTCCGATCGCGGTCGCCGCCGCCATGACCCGCTCGGCTCGGAACGGCTTCGCCCTGGTGCTGGCGGTGATCGGCGTCGTCACGCTCGGCGGTGTCGAGATCGGTGACAACACCCTCGGTGTCGTGTTCATCCTGATCTCGTCGGCGATGTGGGCGGCGTACATCGTCTTCGGATCGAAGGTGGCCCAGGTGCGATCCGGTGTCGCCGGGCTCGGCGTCGGGCTGGCGATCGGTTCGATCGTGATCGCACCGGCGGGAGCGCCGTGGAGCGGACCGGTGTGGGTCTCCCCCACCCTGCTGCTCCTGTGCTGTGCGACGGGCGTGTTCTCGAACGCGATCGGCTACGGCATCGATCAGTACGTGTTGCGTCGCATCCCGATCCGACGATTCAGCGTGCTGCTCGCCACCCTGCCGGTCACGGCGGTGTTCGTCGGCTGGCTCCTGCTCGGCCAGACCCCGTCAGGTCTCGATCTCCTGGGTATCGGCTTGGTGCTGATCGGCGTTGCGGTGCAAGAACGTGACGAGATCGTCGCCGTGCCCGAACCGAGCTGA